In Oxyura jamaicensis isolate SHBP4307 breed ruddy duck chromosome 21, BPBGC_Ojam_1.0, whole genome shotgun sequence, a single genomic region encodes these proteins:
- the C21H1orf174 gene encoding UPF0688 protein C1orf174 homolog, translating into MAAGGPGRRAGVGASRGAGSGRSRQSSSRKAADRQPSKRLKCEKNSLLKSELEGACGTGNLAVRKAALKTSAENSHSEDSGDHNIIQQKKGESIPETSEERQENEHDVSLKPFAEKSGSAPSKTESNENLQNHVSSEEESGSETVLSDESSLKDGGVPETPTELDNSAFLDEDSNQPMPVDRFFGNIDFIQDQPAVALPSTTMSRREFRRLHFIAKEDEEEEEDVL; encoded by the exons atggcggcgggcgggccggggcggcgggcTGGGGTTGGGGCCTCgcgcggggctggcagcgggagGAGCCGCCAG TCTTCTTCACGCAAAGCAGCTGACAGACAACCCTCAAAGAGgctaaaatgtgaaaaaaacagTCTATTAAAATCAGAACTAGAAGGAGCATGTGGGACTGGAAACCTTGCAGTGaggaaagcagcactgaaaacatcTGCTGAGAATTCACATTCAGAAGATTCAGGAGACCATAATAtaattcaacagaaaaaagGTGAAAGCATTCCAGAGACTAGTGAAGAGAGACAGGAAAATGAGCATGATGTTTCTTTGAAGCCATTTGCAGAGAAATCAGGTAGTGCTCcttcaaaaacagaaagcaatgaaaatctgcaaaatCATGTCAGCAGTGAAGAGGAGAGTGGCTCTGAGACTGTACTTTCAGATGAGTCTAGCTTGAAGGATGGAGGTGTCCCAGAGACACCAACGGAACTAGATAACAGTGCTTTCCTGGATGAAGACAGTAACCAGCCAATGCCGGTGGACAGGTTCTTTGGAAACATTGACTTTATACAG GATCAGCCAGCAGTTGCACTCCCAAGCACAACAATGAGCAGGCGGGAATTCAGAAGGCTACATTTCATTGCaaaggaagatgaggaggaggaagaggatgttCTCTAG